GACCAGCATCGTACACTTGAGGTGGAATGTAGTATTTGCTGTTTTCGCTTCGAATCGGCCTCGCCCCTTTTATCACATCACCAGCAAAGAGATGCTTGCTTCCATTATTGTCTGGCAGGTTTTGGAGGTACAGAATCATGTTGTCCGTGTTGGCAAAGACATCATCGTCTCCGTTTAGGAGGAAGCGAACATGAGGGCAGTTTCTCTCCATCCATTCCAGGAAGAGTACCTGCTTCAAGGTGAGGTTGAAGAAGGAGTCGTGGAAGTCCCACTGGAGGATGTCGTGGTACTTGCGTTGCTCCAACGCAAGAAGTCTGTTCAGCCTTTTCTGGTTGTAACCAGTTTCCTGTGTTCCAGAGATGAAGAGTCTCCGGATCCACACTCCGTTCTGAATTCTCTCCCTGGCCCAGGTGTTGCGCAGCACCTCTCTGCGGTCGTAGTTCACCGGTGAACTTTTAATAACCAGAAGAAGGAAGACGTGAGCAGAACCTTTGGGTCCTCCACATTTGTGCGGGGCATCCAGCAGCATGGAGAAATGCCGACAGTGCTGATAGTAAAGGAAGTCTTTAATATGATCAGGTAGGGTGTCGAAA
This genomic interval from Oryzias melastigma strain HK-1 unplaced genomic scaffold, ASM292280v2 sc04105, whole genome shotgun sequence contains the following:
- the LOC112138882 gene encoding N-acetyllactosaminide beta-1,3-N-acetylglucosaminyltransferase 3-like → MKNKASMASASAVMIALVLVVYLGFFQTVSESHLNLHDADEWEDSIHATPNSKYKYTWPECERDSSVESISGFDTLPDHIKDFLYYQHCRHFSMLLDAPHKCGGPKGSAHVFLLLVIKSSPVNYDRREVLRNTWARERIQNGVWIRRLFISGTQETGYNQKRLNRLLALEQRKYHDILQWDFHDSFFNLTLKQVLFLEWMERNCPHVRFLLNGDDDVFANTDNMILYLQNLPDNNGSKHLFAGDVIKGARPIRSENSKYYIPPQVYDA